In the Sphingobacterium sp. PCS056 genome, ATTATTTGTCAAACGTGCTGTTCTGGAAGTGGCCGAAACATTACTAATTTCTGTTGTTTTGGTTGTGTTAATTATCTTCTTATTTTTTCGAAATTGGTCTATTGCATTTCGACCACTAATTGACATTCCAGTATCTTTGATTGCAACATTCTTTGTGATGTATCTTTGTGGATTTTCCATCAATGTATTAACATTATTGGCGATTGTACTGGCAACAGGTCTAGTGGTAGATGATGGAATTGTGGTAACAGAGAATATATTTAAAAAGGTAGAAGAGGGGATGTCTCCTATTCAAGCAGCAATAAAAGGATCTAATGAAATTTTCTTTGCTGTGATATCCATTTCAATTACACTTGCAGCAGTGTTTTTACCTGTTGTCTTTTTAGAAGGATTTGTAGGACGGCTCTTTCGAGAGTTTGGGATAGTTATAGGGGCAGCTGTACTTATTTCGGCTTTTGTTTCCTTAACATTGACACCGATGTTAAATGCTTATCTGATGAAAGGTGGTGAACAGAAAAAGACTAAGTTTTATGATAAAACGGAACCTTATTTTGTTGCATTAACGGATGGATATGCCAATTCTTTGGTCAAATTCTTGAAAAAGCAATGGTTAAGTTACCCCATCATATTAGCTTGTTTTGCGCTTATCTACTTATTCTTTAATTTATTACCCAAAGAGACAGCTCCTTATGATGACCGTAGTTACTTAACTATGCGTGTTACCGCTCCGGAAGGTGTATCATACGATTATATGGATCGTTTTATGACTGAATTAACGACATTGGTAAATGATTCGGTTCCTGAAAAAGATGTCAGTTTGGTTATTACTTCTCCTGGATTTGGATCTGCTGCGGCTAACAGTGGTATTATACGCCTTGGTTTAGTGCAGCAAGAAGATCGAAGCAGAACTCAAGCTGAAATTGCCCGTGATTTATCTCGATTGACGCGTTCTTCTTCGGAAGCTAAGGTCTCTATTATGGAACAGCCAACGATTTCAGTAAATCGAAGAGGTGGACTACCTGTACAATATATTATACAGGCGCCAAATTTTCAAAAATTGGAAGAAAAGATTCCTGAATTTATGGATGCTGTGAATGATGATCCTACTTTTTCGATCACTGATGTTAATTTGAAATTTAATAAACCCGAAGTATATGTGAATATAGATCGGGAAAAGGCCTTGAGTTTAGGTGTTTCTATTTTGGACGTTGCACAGACGCTGCAGATGTCTCTTTCAGGGCAGCGATTTGGTTATTTTATGATGAATGGCCGACAATACCAAGTGATAGGTCAGTTTGATAAAAAAGATACAAGTACACCATTGGATCTTGCTTCTATATTCGTTAAGAATAAAGATGGTGAGTTAATTCAATTGGATAATATTGTAAAGATTGAGGAGCAGAGCAGTCCGCCGCAGTTGTACCATAATAATCGTTATATGTCTGCTACTGTCTCTGCCGGTTTAGCACCAGGAAAGAGTTTAGGTGAGGGAATAGAAGCGATGGATCGTATTAAATCGAAAGTGCTAGATGAAACTTTTACAACAGATTTAGGTGGTGAATCAAGAGATTTTAGGGAGAGTGGCTCTAATACTATGTTTGCTTTTGGTTTAGCCCTTTTATTGATATATTTAATTCTGGCTGCACAATTTGAAAGTTTTATAGATCCTTTTGTTATTATTATTACTGTACCGCTTGCTGTTGCTGGCGCACTATTTTCGCTGTGGTTATTTGGACAATCTTGGAATATCTTTAGTCAGATTGGAACAATTATGTTAATTGGATTGGTAACAAAAAATGGTATTTTAATTGTGGAATTTGCAAATCAGTTACGTGAGGAAGGTAAATCTAAATATGAGGCTATTATTGAGGCTTCTGCTGGAAGATTGCGTCCGATCTTGATGACTTCATTAGCAATTGCACTTGGGGCCTTACCGATCGCGTTATCTCTTGGTGCGGCTTCTACAAGTCGTATAGGAATGGGAGTTGTGATCGTAGGAGGAACATTGTTTTCGCTTGTATTGACTTTATTTGTTATTCCTGCGATCTATTTAATGTGGTCTAGAATAAAGAAGCATAATCCTGAACTGTCGAATATTGAAGATTAATATGAATAAGATTTATTATTTATTAGCCCTGTTGTTGATCCCAATGAGCACTGCTTTTTCGCAAGATGTACTGACTGCTCAAGAGGCAGTAACTATCGCTATGGAAAATAATTTCGATATATTGCTTACAAAAAAGGATGTAATCATAGCGAAAGAAAATGCGACATATGGAAATGCAGGGATCTTACCCAACCTTACAGCAAATTTTACTCAAAATAATAGTAGCCAAAATTCTAAACAAACACAGATTACAGGTGAAGTTAGAGAATTGGAAAATGCAAAGAACAATAGCATGAATTATGGGGTTAGTCTAGGCTGGACCATTTTTGATGGATTTGGAATGTTTGCGCGATATGAAAAATTAAATCAATTGAAATCAAGGAGTGATCTGGAGTTGAAATCTGTTATTTTAACAACGGTGGGTGATGTGTTAAACATGTATTATACGATCGTTTTAGAAGAGAATTTATTGCATACGATAGATTCTTCTATCGCCATTTCTAACGATCGTTTAAAAACAGCTGAAAACCGTTTTCAAATTGGAAAGGCTTCAAAACTGGAAGTCTTGAATGTTCAGGTAAACTTAAATGAAGATCAATCCTTGAGGTTAAAAAAACTGGAAACAATTGCTAATTTGAAAACGGAGTTAAACCGATTAATGGCAAGGGATTTAACAATAGATTTTGATGTTGAATATCAATTTCAGTTTAATGAAAATTTGCAAATCAATGCCTTATTACAAGAAGCCAGCGATCAAAATATCGATCTTCAATTGATCAAATTGGATAAACGCTTAGCCGAATTGGAACAAAAGGATGTCCGTTCAAAACGACTACCGGTGGTTAGACTCAATTCAGGATATAACTTTTCTTCATCAGAATCGAGTTTAGGGTTTGTTTCTCAATCTAACGCTAGAGGTTTGACTTATGGTGTAACTGCATCTTTGAATATTTTTGATGGATTTAATCAACGAAGGAGTGAACGTGTCGCTAAGCAAATGGTAGAAAAAGCTTCTATACAAATTGAAAGATCGAAAGAGCTTATCAATGCGACTATTTTGAAAGCATATCAAAGTTATATGACCAATATAAGCTTAACGAAATTGGAAGAGCGAAATGAGAAAATCGCTAAACAAAATTTAAATATAACTTTAGATAAATATAAGATAGGTACGATCAGCGCCGTTGAATTTAGAGACGCTCAGGAAAACTATGTCAATGCCGTGAGTAGGCTAAAGGAGGCTAATTACCAAGCAAAGCTTTCTGAGATAGGTCTAAAAGAACTTGTTGGCAACTTAGACTTGTAAGATTTAACAAGGGCACTAAGAGCCTAAAAGGCTGCTTAGCGTCCATCTTCGGTATAGAAGTCTAGGAGAGAACTCATATAAGGATCGTCCCAGCCATCTACGATATCAGCATAGTCTTCTTCTGGTATGTTAGTATGGTTAATTTCAATGGAAGTTCCCTTCTTGTGGTCATGTAGCTTGATCGTCACTATAGATTCGGAATCCTGCTCACCAAAATACCATTGTTGAACAATTTTCTTATTCGGGTCTAATTCGATAAATTTTCCTGTAATGGCACCATCCCACATCGAAAATTCGCCGCCGACAACTGGATTGATTTCTACTAAGTCTCCTGTCCAAAGACGTATGGTAATGTCGGTCGTCAAAGCTAAGTAGATCTCTTCGGGCTCTGCAGGTATTATGTAATATTTTTTGAAATCTTTCATATGAACAAAAATACATTTATTATAATTGAGAGTATCAATCTATTTTAATCTTTTCTGTACTGATAGAGAAATGAAAAAACAAAATGGGAGCCTGATCGAGTAAGACAAGTTTTTTGTAGAGTCTATTATGGATCGTATATCAGCAATAATCACTGTTAAGGAGCTGCTACGAGAACTATTTACTAGCTATAATCCCAATGGAGCAATGGAGGATAGGACTAATTTGAACTTAAAATGGGATGATGTACGATAAGTTGACAAATATCTTTTGCCACTTCTTCTTTTGATTTTAAGGTATATTCCTGAATATGTTCAGAGCGATCGATCACTGTTACTTTATTTGTATCTGTGGCAAAACCAGCGCCTTTATCTTGCATGGAATTGAGAACGATCAGATCTAAATTTTTACGGATTAATTTGCTTTTTGCATTTTCAACTTCATGATCAGTTTCAAGTGCAAAACCGATTAAAAGTTGCTTTTCCGTCTTTCTTTTTCCAACAGTTGCTAAAATATCCGTTGTTTTTTTGAGTGATATAGAAAATTGATCTTCTTTCTTTTTAATTTTTTGAGTTGCGACTTCAATGGGAGTGTAGTCAGCAACTGCTGCGCTCATAACAATTATATCGGACTGAATGAAATATTGCTCAACAGCTTCAAGCATTTCTTGAGCAGAGGTAATTAATATGCGATGCACATTCTTTGGTGTCTTCAAAGCAGTTGGACCACTAATTAAGGTTACATGTGCTCCCAATTCTGAAAGTTGTTTTGCTAATGCATATCCCATCTTGCCACTGGAATGATTTCCGATGAATCTGACAGGGTCGATCGCCTCATGGGTTGGTCCAGCAGTTACTAAAGCCTGTCTGCCGATTAAAGGTAAATCAATGGAGAGGTTTTTTGTAATAAAATGAAGTATTTCTTCGGGCTCGGCAAGTCTTCCTTCTCCAATTAACCCGCTCGCTAGTTCTCCATTTCCAGGATGAATTAATGTGTTTCCATAAGACTGAAGTAGTCGAATGTTATTTTGAGTCGAAGGATGTTTCCACATGTCTAGGTCCATTGCGGGAGCAATAAAAACAGGACATTTAGCTGATAAATAGACTGCCGTTAATAAGCTGTTGCAGATACCATTTGCTAATTTTCCAATGGTATTAGCTGTGGCAGGAGCTACAAGTATAAGGTCAGCTTTTAGTCCGATATGGACATGATTATTCCATTCCCCAGTTTTAGGGTCGAAATAATCGATTAAAACGGGGTTATTTGAAAGTGTTGACAATGTGAGCGGGGTGATAAATTCTGCCGCCTCTTTTGTCATTATGATTTGAACATTTGCTTTTTCTTTGACTAATAATCTTGTCAGATGTGCAATTTTGTATGCGGCAATACTGCCGCATACAGCAATTACAATATTTTTATCAGCTAAGCTCATATCCATTTAGATAAGGCAAGTTATTCTTGCTCTTTTGCAGGATTTCTGAAATAAATCTTATCGTGTAAGAATTCGTCAATTGCAATAAGAGTAGCTTTTGGCATACGCTCATAGTGTTTTGAGATTTCAATTTGCTCACGGTTTTCGAATACCTCTTCTAAGTTATCATTGTTAGTAGCAAATTCTGCAAGTTTGCCATTCAATTCTTCTTTGATGTCAACCGAAATTTGATTAGCACGTTTGCTGATCACTACGATTGACTCATAAATATTGTCAGTAACGATGTCTAATTGTCTTAAATCACGTGTTACAGTTGAAGTTGCTACAGTGCTGTTATTTTTTTGACTCATTGTTTTGGGTATTATCTTTATTATCTTTATTATCTTTTTTTTCTCTCGCGGCTTTTCTTTCTTTCTCTTGCTCTGCGATTGCTTTATTTACTGTTGCCATATAGGCTGTAGCAGCTTTCATTTTCTTTTCAGCATTATCGCGAATGGATTCTGCTTCTTTCAAATATTTACTATTTGGAAATGCCATTGCCAATGAACGATAATAATCAATCACTTCAGCATAGCGATCTGCCTGTTTAAAAGGTGTACTTTGATTGGCAAAATTATACTGAGACTTTAGCGTAAGGTACTCAATTTCTTCCGCATATTTAGTATCTGGATATTCTTTCAATACATTTTGTAATGCGATTACTGCAGCTCTATAATCATCATTTAATCCCATGTCATAGAGAAGCTTAGCATTTGAAAAGGCTTTAAATTCCAATTTATCACGAAGCTTTTGAATTAAATCACCAGCTTCTTTTGCTCTATCTGACTCTGGATACAAGTTGACAAATAATTGTAATGCATCAATTGCTTTTCTTGTATTTTCTTGATCTAAACTAGATCTAGGAGAATCGAGGTAATAACAATAAGCAGACATAAAACGGCATTCTTCAGCTCTTGGACTATTCGGATAAACATCTGCGAAGTCTTTGAAATGATAGCGTGCTGATGTGTAGTCTTTCAGTCTGTAGTTTGCAAAAGCTGTGAAATAATAGAGATTCTCTGCTTCTGCTTGTCCTCTAAATTTACTTCTCAAATCTTCAAACAATATTAAAGCTTTGCTATATTTCTTATTTTCGTATAATTTGACTGCCTCTTCGTATTTCTGAGCGATGTTATTGCTTGCGCGCAACTTCTCAAATTTACTCTTACAGCTACTGAATGATACCAATAACAAAATTCCGGCACATAAAGCCGCTATACGCCTATTTAAAAACATTTTACAAAGATAAGTGAATTTGTAATACTAATCAATTAAATTTTTATGTTGCAATATAGTGCATTAATGAATGCTAAACAACGAAATACTTTCATATTAACTTTTTTTAACCTCTAGCTAAAGCGCAATTATTATTGTCATTTTCATGTTTAAAAACGATATGAATCGATTTGTCATCATTTCATTTTGGTAAATTTTGATTATATTTACATTCAAATTGTTAAAGTATGACATTAAAAGAAAGAGTTGAGCAGGCATTGGATACGATTAGACCTTATTTGGAAACTGATGGTGGCGATGTTAGTGTGGAAGAAATCACAGCAGATAATGTTGTTCGTCTAAAATTATTGGGCGCATGTGCTTCATGCTCGATGAGTATTATGACTTTTAAAGCGGGCTTAGAGCAAGCGATTAAGAAAGCTGTTCCTGAAATTACAGCGGTAGAGGCGATCAATATTACCGACATCAATGATCCTAATGCTACCTTACCAACGCCTAAAGCCTTATAATTGACGGCTTTAATTAACACAATTTAACAACAGTATTACTGTTTAAATCTTAGATTTGTGCTATGAAATTCAACTATCACTTTATTCTTGTTACATTTTTTATTTTTCTGGGATATGTTTCTTATTCCCAAGAACGTAAAATATTGCAGTTTAGTGGTATTGTACAAACAGTGAGCTCGGGCCTTCCTGTAGGGTATACGACAATTACGAATGAAAGCTTTCGGAATGAAACCTACATGGCTAATAATGAAGGCTTTTTCTCTTTTGTGGCGCATGTGGGGGATACGATCCGTTTTACTTCAGTAGGTTATGAAACCTATCAATATGTTATTCCTAATGTAGAGGGCGATCGACTCTCTACTGCTATCGTGATGACTAATCTCATTATTGAATTGCCAATGGTGACTCCTTATCCTTGGGCTAGTATTGAAGAATTTAATATCGCATTTATGAATTTGGAAGTCAATTCGGATAACGTGATTCGTGCCAAACGAAATATGTCTAAAGAATCAATTGATGCGATGGCTGCTATGATGCCGAGAACTGCTGATGAAATGCACAGCTATAATGTGAATGAAAATCATCGTGGAATGACTAATAAGGTTATCAATCAACGATACGCCAATCCATTATTAAATCCTTTTGCATGGGGAAGCTTGATTCAACAGATTTCTAAAGGAAAAAAAGGTAGTAAAAGCTCAAATTTTTAATCTGTCGCTTCCAATTTATTTAATTCCGATACACTTATTTTAGATGAAAAATAGGCAATCAGTCCTGCTATGCCGGTAATGGTAAAGAATACAATAATAAAATCGCTTAAACGCAATGCAATAGGGTAGCTGTCGATTAACATATTGGCTCCTTCTTCTACTTTTATTATGCCATAATGGATCTGTAAAAAGCAGAATATATAGCCAATTACTAATCCGGTTACGCAACCGATTAAAGAAATCATTAATCCTTCATAAAAAAATATTTTCTGAATCATAGAATTGTCTGCACCTATGTTCTTTAAAATAGTCATGTCTTCTTTTTTGTCAAGTACGAGCATGGTTAATGATCCTACAATATTAAATAGTGCAATGATGCTAATTAATGTGAGTATAAAAAAAACTGCCCAACGTTCTACTCGTACATTTTTATAAAGAGTTGGATTTTGTTCCTCTCTATTTTTCACAATAAAATCATCACCGAGTTGTGTTTGGAGATTATCTTTGAATGTTTCCAAGTTTGTTTTGTCTTTCACATAAAATTCAATCGCAGAAATACGATTAAATTCGCCTAAGACTTCTTGGGCAAAAGAGATCGGCGTGACTACTAAATTATCAAAATCTTGTTGATTTTTAAATATTCCGGTTGGTTGAATGGATCTTATATTAAATTCGTCCGCAGGATTTGCGCTATTTTTGATACCTTTCCGTGGTGAATATATGTCGATTCGACTTAGGCCTGTGTGTATTGAAACACCTAAGTTTGCTTGTACCCCTGCTCCAATTACAGCATAAGGAGTACTATCTTGCATCAGGTTGTAATCTCCATTACTGATCAAGCTATCCTTGGCCTGATGGTCGATCGAATTGCCTTCTATACCTTTTATCGTGCCAATATATTGTCGATTTTCATACTGGAGCAATACCTTTTCTTGTAGTACTTCCGTATAATTGATTACGTTTGTATCTTTTTTTAGTGCCTGAATACCGGGATGATTGGGGTCGAATAATTTACCTTGTCTTGGTTCTATTTTTATTTCTGGGGCAAATTGGCTAGACATGGATAATATTAAATTTTCCATGCCATTGAATGATGATAAAAGGATTATTAAAGCTGCACTACTTACTAAAACTCCTACGATACTGATACCTGAAATAATGTTTATTGCATTGACTGATTTTTTTGAAAACAAATATCGCTTTGCAAATAGATAAGGTAAATTCATTATTATTATGCTCTAATATATGGATTGTTCACTTTTTCCGATCCGACTGTTGTGGTTGGTCCATGTCCTGGGTAAACGGTGACCTCATTCGGAAGGGTATAAATTTTTTCTTTTATATTTTTAAGGAGTAGTTCGTGATTACCTCCTGGCAGGTCTGTTCTCCCTATACTGTTTTTAAACAATACATCTCCACCAATAAGGAATTGTTGTTTTTCATGATAGAAGCATAGGTGTGCTGGCGAATGACCGGGTGCAAATATCAATTTTAACTCATCGTTTCCTATTTTTATAATACCTTCTTCGCCAAGAAAGGTTTCTGCGATAGGGGAGATCTCGTATCTGAATCCCATTTGGGGTGCATAGTTTTGCACTTCAATCAAAACAGACAGTTCTCCCTCATGAAATTGAGGGTATAGAGCGTATTGATCAAATATAAATCTATTGCCCAGAACGTGATCAATATGACAGTGTGTATTTAATAAGATTTTGGGAATTAAACCATTTTGCTCTATGAAATCTGTTAATAGTTTTTCATCAGCCTGACCATACATTCCCGGGTCTATTATGGCACAATTGCGGTGCTCATCATAGAGTACGTAGGTATTTTCTTGGTATGGATTAAAGGTGAAAGTCTTAATATGTAACATAATTTTTTAAAGTAATTTCATGATCAAAATAGTATTTTTAGCGGGGCTGAGTGAAGGTATTATACGTGCTGCAAAATCATCACAGTTCATTCCAAATTTCCCAATTTTTTTCTGCTTGTAGTACTAACATCTCTAATCCATTTTTGATCTTAGCGCCGTTATTTTTGCCATTTTTAAGGAATGTTGTTTCTGGGGGATTATACACTAAATCATATAACAGATGCTTATTACCAATATGATCATATGGAATATCCGGTGCATCTTCGATATTTGGGAAGGTCCCCACCGGAGAACAATTGATAATGATATAATATTCATTTAATATGTGAGCATCAAGTTCGCTATAGGTCAGGTTTGTTTCTGTTTTTGATCTACTGACAACTTTGTAGGAGATATCCAAGGCATTTAATGCATATTCAACAGCTTTTGCGGCACCACCATTTCCTAGAATTAATGCTTTTTTATGATGGTCATCTAATAAGGGTTTTAATGACTCCATAAAGCCAAACACATCCGTATTGAATCCCTTTAAAAAAGGTCCAGAAGCTGTATGTTTAATTTGTATACAATTTACTGCTTGAATAGCTTGTGCTTCTGGCGATAGCTCTTGAAGATACGGAAGCACATTGATTTTATGTGGAATGGTAACATTCACACCATAGAAATCCGAATCCTTAAATATTTTTTCAAATTCCTGAATATCTGCTATACTATAGAGATCATAATTAACGTCTGTAATATGTTCTTTATCAAATTTCTCTAAATAGTATTTTTTAGAGAAGGAGTGTCCTAAAGGGAAACCGATGAGTCCTAACTTTTTCATTTACTTAGGAGAATATTTTTTAATGATTTCTGAAATGATATGATTCCCCTGTAATTGAGGTAGATAATCAAAAAGGATATAATGCTTTTCAGGATCTGTTGCAAGACCCAATTCTAAGAAGACGATTGCATCATTGTATTTACCGTTTGCAAACAAATAGGCTACCATTCTGAAATATAGTTCTGCAGCCTCTGGATTATTAGTGATAGCTTCAGATACAATTTCAATGGCTTCATCGACTTTATCTTGTTCGAAGAATATAGATGAATAGTCCAGCCAGGCGTCAATATCTAAGGGGTTCAATTCAACCACTTTGGCATATGCCTCTTCTGCTAGATCGATTTGTTTTAATTTATATCTTGCGTCGGCAATTGCAAACCAGTAATCTGGATTTGAATCATCTAACTCCAGTGCTTTCTTATAAAAGTGTAACGATTCAAAGTGGCGTTCTTCAAAATCAAGAGTTACACCAATGCCAAACCAGGCATCCGCCAGGTCGCCATCCATTTTGACTGCTTTTTTATAAAAAACACGAGCTTCTTCCATTTGCTCCAGTTTTTCTAAGCATTCTCCGATAGCACAATAGGTGTCAGCACTTGGTTTTTCATATTCAAATGTTTGCTTATAGACTTCCAATGCTTCTTGATAGCGATCAAGATTGACCAATGCATTTCCTTTGTTGAAATATGCAGATGAAAAATTTTCTTTGATTAAAATAGCGTAATCATAAGCATCTATCGCTTCCGGGTATTTGGACAATTTGTGATAAGCATTGCCTAAATTGTACCAAGCATAATAGGAATAGGGTTCCGAATCAATATATTTTTTATAAAACTCGACACTTTCTTCTTGTCTGTCCAGAATATCATAGCAATAGGCAAGTTCATACAAAGCTTCTTGGTTATCCATATTGAGCTCAAGCGTTTTTTTAAGATAATAAATCGCTTTTTCGAAATCTGCTTCACCTTGATAGACGACACTGATGTGAAAGTAGATCTCATCTTTATTATCGGACAAACTCAATGCTTGAAATAATTGTTCTTTTGCTTCTTTAAATTGTCCTTTGGCACCATAGACACCTCCTCTAATAAAGAATATATCTCCTTCAGATGGTTCTAATAACTCCGCTTTTGAAAGTGCGTTTAATGCTTTTTCGAATTGTTGGGTGGCAGAATATAACTGTGCTTGTTTTAATAAAAATGTCACATCAAAGGGGTGCTGATTAATGGCATAATCTGCAACCTGTAAGGCTTTAATAGGATCATTTTTTTCAATGTAATAATCAATAATTCCTTCAAATGCTTTAGAGTCAAAGAAGTATTGATCTTCATTTCTTATCATTTCTTCATAACGATCAACCGAGGTTTTTCTTTCCTCAGGAGATTCAAAATCAAATTCCTCTTCCATCATCCTTGTATAATCTATCAGTAACTCAACTTAGTTGAAAGTAGTGATTTTTAATAACTATGTCTAATTAATTTACAAATAAAATTAATTATTACTTAGCAAAGATACGGATTAAAGTGGGCAAAATAAAAAAGCCGATTCTTGCGAATCGGCTTTCTAAAATTATATGTTATATATAATTATTTTTTGATCTCAACACGACGGTTTTGAACACGACCTTCTTCAGTTGCATTAGATGCTACTGGATTAGCCTCACCGTAACCGTTAGCTGTAATTTTAGAAGAAGCAACACCAGCGTTAACTAAGTATTGTTTTACTGCATTAGCACGGTCTTTAGATAAAGAAAGGTTATATGCTTCAGAACCTTCAGCAGATGCATAACCATCTAAAGTAACAGATGAATTGTTATCACGTACTTCTTTAGCAACTTTGTCTAAAGTAGCATATGATTGAGTTTTCAATACTGAGCTATCAAATTCGAATTGAATTGGAGCAACATAACCGTTTGAAGAAGTTACATTGTTAACAACTGGCTCAGGGAATTTGATTTGACGACCAGATCCATCAACTACTGCACCTGCAGGAGAGTTAGGCTCTTTATCGAATTTATCAGAAACACCGTCACCATCAGAATCAGTATTTAATGCACTAACAGTACTTTCTAATGTAGATACACGTTGTTTTAATGCTTCAACTTCGTTACGTAATGAAGGATCTTTCAATTCATCATACATTGTAGCAACTGGGTTAGCAAAAGTCAAGTTTTGTTTGTCTCTTGAACCTAAAGTGAATTCTAAACCACCGTATACATTAGAGAATTTACCTTTAACATCAGAACGACCTGGGCCGAATAACATGTTGTCATCAGTAAAGTTCATTGTGTAACCTAAGTTTAAAGCAACAACTTCAGATAATTTGAATTTTGCACCAACTCCTACTGGAACGTAAGCAGCTAATTTAAAATCTCTATCTCCAACTTTGTCACGATCTCCGAAGATTTCTTCACCCCATTTACCTTTGTTAGAGAATGAAGTACCTGTGAAATCATTGTTTGCATATTGAACAGGGTTACTTGCCATAACACCTAAACCAACTTTAGCATAGAAATTAACTGAGTTTTCTCTTCTCAAGAAATCGATAGTACCTAATTGGAATACACCATTTAAGCTAGCTGCCCAGTTTACTTCAGTTTCTGCAGATTTTGCACCAGCAGCAAGCCATTTAGTACTTTCAACAGCATTATTTTTGTTGAAAGTTTTGATTTTGCCACGGTTACCTTCTAATTCTAAACCGAATAGGTGAGAGAATTGTTTACGAACTGTTAATCCGTAGTACTCACCTACTTTATTTTGGAAGTAACCAACTTTTTGACCGAAGTTATTAGATCCACCGACCAAAGCATTAGGGGTAGTGATACCACCTTGAACACCGATTGACCAAGTTCTGTATTGTGATCTTCCACCAAATACAGTTTGAGCTTGTGCTACATCAGCAAAGCCTAAAGCGGCAACTAAGGAAGCAGCAACAGCTGTTTTTTTAATTGTAGAATAGTTCATACTCTTGTTTTTAAGGTTATTATTAAATTTTAATTGTTCTAATTTGTATGTGATCTTTTGAAATGGAAACACGGTTTGGAATAATCAAACACCGTGCCGAAATTAAAAAAGCATCAATTGTTTTAATTCTAACTAGAAGAAAAACGTATTTTTCTTTGTTTTATTGCAAAGCAGTAAAACAAAAATCCGGACGAATCTACCAAATTTTTGTTTTACTTTATATTTTTTTTGTAAAATAGTGTAAATTATTACAATATGTAGTGTATAATAAACAATGTGATTGCACCAAGCAATGCAGATACAGGAATAGTTAATACCCAAGCCCATAATAGACTGATCGTAACTCCCCATCTTACTGCTGAAACGCGTTTAACAATACCCACCCCTATGATAGAACCTGTGATGGTATGTGTGGTCGAAGCAGGAATACCAAAATGCTCTGTTAGACCTAATGTTAGGGCACCAGCTGTCTCTGCAGCAACACCCTCCAAAGGGG is a window encoding:
- a CDS encoding tetratricopeptide repeat protein translates to MEEEFDFESPEERKTSVDRYEEMIRNEDQYFFDSKAFEGIIDYYIEKNDPIKALQVADYAINQHPFDVTFLLKQAQLYSATQQFEKALNALSKAELLEPSEGDIFFIRGGVYGAKGQFKEAKEQLFQALSLSDNKDEIYFHISVVYQGEADFEKAIYYLKKTLELNMDNQEALYELAYCYDILDRQEESVEFYKKYIDSEPYSYYAWYNLGNAYHKLSKYPEAIDAYDYAILIKENFSSAYFNKGNALVNLDRYQEALEVYKQTFEYEKPSADTYCAIGECLEKLEQMEEARVFYKKAVKMDGDLADAWFGIGVTLDFEERHFESLHFYKKALELDDSNPDYWFAIADARYKLKQIDLAEEAYAKVVELNPLDIDAWLDYSSIFFEQDKVDEAIEIVSEAITNNPEAAELYFRMVAYLFANGKYNDAIVFLELGLATDPEKHYILFDYLPQLQGNHIISEIIKKYSPK
- a CDS encoding MBL fold metallo-hydrolase, whose protein sequence is MLHIKTFTFNPYQENTYVLYDEHRNCAIIDPGMYGQADEKLLTDFIEQNGLIPKILLNTHCHIDHVLGNRFIFDQYALYPQFHEGELSVLIEVQNYAPQMGFRYEISPIAETFLGEEGIIKIGNDELKLIFAPGHSPAHLCFYHEKQQFLIGGDVLFKNSIGRTDLPGGNHELLLKNIKEKIYTLPNEVTVYPGHGPTTTVGSEKVNNPYIRA
- a CDS encoding ABC transporter permease, coding for MNLPYLFAKRYLFSKKSVNAINIISGISIVGVLVSSAALIILLSSFNGMENLILSMSSQFAPEIKIEPRQGKLFDPNHPGIQALKKDTNVINYTEVLQEKVLLQYENRQYIGTIKGIEGNSIDHQAKDSLISNGDYNLMQDSTPYAVIGAGVQANLGVSIHTGLSRIDIYSPRKGIKNSANPADEFNIRSIQPTGIFKNQQDFDNLVVTPISFAQEVLGEFNRISAIEFYVKDKTNLETFKDNLQTQLGDDFIVKNREEQNPTLYKNVRVERWAVFFILTLISIIALFNIVGSLTMLVLDKKEDMTILKNIGADNSMIQKIFFYEGLMISLIGCVTGLVIGYIFCFLQIHYGIIKVEEGANMLIDSYPIALRLSDFIIVFFTITGIAGLIAYFSSKISVSELNKLEATD
- a CDS encoding DNA-directed RNA polymerase subunit omega; the protein is MSQKNNSTVATSTVTRDLRQLDIVTDNIYESIVVISKRANQISVDIKEELNGKLAEFATNNDNLEEVFENREQIEISKHYERMPKATLIAIDEFLHDKIYFRNPAKEQE
- a CDS encoding shikimate dehydrogenase family protein, whose product is MKKLGLIGFPLGHSFSKKYYLEKFDKEHITDVNYDLYSIADIQEFEKIFKDSDFYGVNVTIPHKINVLPYLQELSPEAQAIQAVNCIQIKHTASGPFLKGFNTDVFGFMESLKPLLDDHHKKALILGNGGAAKAVEYALNALDISYKVVSRSKTETNLTYSELDAHILNEYYIIINCSPVGTFPNIEDAPDIPYDHIGNKHLLYDLVYNPPETTFLKNGKNNGAKIKNGLEMLVLQAEKNWEIWNEL
- a CDS encoding NifU family protein, which codes for MTLKERVEQALDTIRPYLETDGGDVSVEEITADNVVRLKLLGACASCSMSIMTFKAGLEQAIKKAVPEITAVEAINITDINDPNATLPTPKAL
- a CDS encoding outer membrane protein assembly factor BamD; the protein is MFLNRRIAALCAGILLLVSFSSCKSKFEKLRASNNIAQKYEEAVKLYENKKYSKALILFEDLRSKFRGQAEAENLYYFTAFANYRLKDYTSARYHFKDFADVYPNSPRAEECRFMSAYCYYLDSPRSSLDQENTRKAIDALQLFVNLYPESDRAKEAGDLIQKLRDKLEFKAFSNAKLLYDMGLNDDYRAAVIALQNVLKEYPDTKYAEEIEYLTLKSQYNFANQSTPFKQADRYAEVIDYYRSLAMAFPNSKYLKEAESIRDNAEKKMKAATAYMATVNKAIAEQEKERKAAREKKDNKDNKDNTQNNESKK